A window of Raineyella sp. W15-4 contains these coding sequences:
- a CDS encoding ATP-binding cassette domain-containing protein, which yields MTDSDVVIRARGLGKVYGSGRSATVAVEEVDLTVHRGERHVLMGLSGSGKSTILRMLNRLIEPTTGTVAVNGQDLATLGAKQLRRLRNRQITMVFQHFALLPHRTVRENAAFGLRLRGFSRADRGEQADAALAAVGLEGRGDALPGELSGGMQQRVGLARALATGSEVLLMDEPFSALDPLIRREMQDLVVQLAGDLGRTVVFVSHDLNEAMRIGDRITLLHDGRVAQSGTALDFLLRPADAFVARFTADVDRSHALRVTDLLSSDVVSTNLPSTDVVTDPADAVPEEATLAEAATRFRHGFRDRLAVVGPDGHAVGSITLDSVLAAVSGAQERAA from the coding sequence ATGACCGATTCCGACGTCGTGATCCGGGCCCGCGGTCTGGGCAAGGTGTACGGCTCCGGCCGGAGCGCGACGGTCGCCGTCGAGGAGGTGGACCTGACCGTGCACCGGGGTGAGCGCCACGTCCTGATGGGCCTGTCCGGATCGGGCAAGTCCACCATCCTGCGGATGCTCAACCGGCTGATCGAGCCGACCACCGGCACCGTGGCGGTCAACGGGCAGGATCTCGCGACGCTCGGTGCCAAACAGCTCCGCCGGTTGCGCAACCGGCAGATCACCATGGTGTTCCAGCACTTCGCGCTGCTGCCGCACCGGACCGTCCGGGAGAACGCGGCCTTCGGGCTGAGACTGCGTGGCTTCTCCCGGGCCGACCGGGGCGAGCAGGCGGATGCCGCGCTCGCTGCCGTCGGTCTGGAGGGCCGCGGGGACGCTCTGCCCGGTGAGCTCTCCGGCGGCATGCAGCAGCGGGTCGGGCTCGCCCGGGCGCTGGCCACCGGGTCGGAGGTGCTGCTGATGGACGAACCCTTCTCGGCACTGGACCCGCTGATCCGTCGCGAGATGCAGGACCTCGTCGTCCAGTTGGCCGGCGACCTCGGGCGCACCGTGGTGTTCGTCTCGCACGATCTCAACGAGGCGATGCGGATCGGCGACCGGATCACCCTGCTCCACGACGGGCGGGTGGCCCAGTCCGGGACCGCGCTCGACTTCCTGCTGCGCCCGGCCGACGCGTTCGTCGCACGGTTCACCGCGGACGTCGATCGCTCCCACGCCCTCCGGGTCACCGACCTGCTGTCGAGCGACGTGGTATCGACCAACCTGCCGTCGACCGACGTGGTGACCGACCCGGCCGACGCCGTCCCCGAGGAGGCGACCCTGGCCGAGGCGGCGACCCGGTTCCGGCACGGCTTCCGCGATCGCCTGGCCGTGGTCGGCCCGGACGGGCACGCCGTCGGCAGCATCACCCTGGACTCCGTGCTCGCCGCGGTGTCCGGCGCCCAGGAGCGGGCCGCATGA